From the Manis javanica isolate MJ-LG chromosome 11, MJ_LKY, whole genome shotgun sequence genome, one window contains:
- the RAD9A gene encoding cell cycle checkpoint control protein RAD9A isoform X3: MKCLVTGGNVKVFGKAIHSLSRIGDELYLEPLEDGLSLRTVNSSRSAYACFLFAPLFFQQYQAATPGQEPLRCKILLKSFLSVFRSLVMVEKTVEKCCISLNGKSSYLVVQLHCRYGVRKTHNLSFQDCESLQAVYDPALCPHVLRAPARVLGEAVLPFPPALAEVTLGIGHGRRVILRSYQEEEADSAIKAMVTEMSIGEEDFQQLQAQEGVAITFCLKEFRELHAPGFRQPPPLLQALSTPHLDDFVHDDIDSYMIAMETTAGSEGSRAPPCIALLPSPQPKCSPSPCSEDEDEDEAEPSTVPGTPPPKKFRSLFFGSILAAAHSPQGPSPVLAEDSEGEG; this comes from the exons ATGAAGTGTCTGGTCACGGGCGGCAACGTGAAAG TGTTCGGCAAGGCCATCCACTCCCTGTCCCGTATCGGGGACGAGCTCTACCTGGAGCCCCTGGAAGACggg CTTTCTCTCCGGACGGTGAACTCCTCCCGCTCTGCCTATGCCTGCTTCCTCTTTGCTCCACTCTTCTTCCAGCAGTACCAGGCGGCCACTCCTGGTCAGGAACCCCTGCGCTGTAAGATCTTGCTGAAG TCGTTCCTGTCCGTCTTCCGCTCTCTGGTGATGGTGGAGAAGACTGTAGAGAAATGCTGCATTTCTCTGAACGGAAAGAGTAGTTACCTGGTGGTCCAGCTGCACTGCAGATATG GGGTGAGGAAGACTCACAACCTGTCCTTCCAGGACTGTGAATCCCTGCAGGCTGTCTACGACCCAGCCCTGTGCCCCCATGTGCTCCGGGCCCCAGCAAG GGTTCTGGGGGAGGCTGTTCTGCCCTTCCCTCCTGCGCTGGCCGAAGTCACCCTGGGCATTGGCCATGGTCGCAGGGTCATCCTGCGCAGCtaccaggaggaggaggcag ACAGTGCCATCAAAGCCATGGTGACTGAGATGAGCATTGGGGAGGAGGATTTCCAGCAGTTGCAGGCTCAGGAAGGGGTAGCCATCACTTTCTGCCTTAAAGAATTCCGG GAGCTGCATGCCCCAGGATTCCGCCAGCCGCCGCCTCTGCTACAGGCACTCAG CACACCCCACCTGGATGACTTTGTCCATGACGACATTGACTCTTACATGATTGCCATGGAAACCACTGCGGGCAGTGAGGGCTCACGGGCACCGCCCTGCATCGCCCTCTTGCCGAGTCCCCAGCCTAAGTGTagccccagcccctgctctgagGACGAGGATGAGGATGAAGCtgagcccagcacagtgcctgggactcCTCCACCCAAGAAG TTCCGCTCACTGTTCTTCGGCTCCATCCTGGCTGCTGCACACTCCCCCCAGGGCCCCAGTCCTGTGCTGGCTGAGGACAGCGAAGGAGAAGGCTGA
- the CARNS1 gene encoding carnosine synthase 1 encodes MLSLDPLGPEWGCPLGSKDLEEEEGPWGGGPGLPPPGCFPGSWRHDVGLDCKGSPDGAEARAWTVYYYSLLQSCLQQAGLPETQDRSQVPRTGCPGAEVTLCILGSPSTFLSLLLEGGVQSPGNMLLCLSPAWLTKVPAPGQPGEAALLVSKAVSFHPGGLTFLDDFIPPRRATYFLAGLGLGPGWGREAAELSRDLTCPTGASAELARLLEDRLLTRRLLAQQGGDVAVPATLAFTYKPPALLRGGDASPGLRLVELSGKEGQETLVKEEVGAFLHSKALGDALQVSVKLSGWRWRGRQALRLHPRTELGSVVDTVLALLEKLEEEESVLVEAVCPPAQLPFPGSPPPGPELAVRICAVVCRTQGDRPLLSKVVCGVGRGDRPLRHQNSLPQTLEVALTQCGLGEPAQVAAVRRRVKAAAEAALAAMLALEAGLSAEQRGGRRVRTDFLGVDFALTVAGRTLTPVALELNGGLCLEACGALEGLWAAPRPGPAAEETAAAPLVETMLRRSARCLMEGKQLLLIGAGGISKKFVWEAARDYGLKLHLVESDPNHFASQLVQTFIHFDVTEHRRDEENAQVLAELVRARGLQLDGCFSYWDDCLVLTALLCQELGLPCSPPAAMRLAKQKSRTQLHLLRHHGPPWPAASLHAVPCFPLESEADVEKAVCQVPLPGVMKLEFGAGAVGVRLVEDAPQCHEHFSRIAQDLQGEADHPGIGLGWGNAMLLMEFIEGTEHDVDLVVFGGQLLAAFVSDNGPTRLPGFTETAACMPTGLALEQEAQLVQAAFRCCLGCGLLDGVFNVELKMTGAGPRLIEINPRMGGFYLRDWILELYGVDLLLAAAMVACGLRPSLPAHPRARSHLVGVMCLVSQHLQALSSTASRETLQALHDRGLLRLNLLEEALVPGEYEEPYCSVACAGPSPAEARLRLLGLCQGLGIDGPHYPVAHFLSHFK; translated from the exons ATG CTCTCCCTGGATCCGCTGGGTCCCGAGTGGGGCTGCCCCCTTGGCTCCAAGGACCTGGAGGAAGAAGAGGGCCCGTGGGGAGGGGGCCCTGGTCTGCCGCCCCCAGGCTGCTTCCCTGGCTCCTGGCGCCATGACGTGGGCCTGGACTGCAAGGGCTCCCCCGATGGGGCAGAGGCCCGGGCCTGGACTGTCTACTACTACAGCCTCCTGCAGAGCTGTCTGCAGCAAGCTGGCCTTCCGGAGACCCAGGACCGCAGCCAGGTGCCCCGCACAG GCTGCCCTGGGGCAGAGGTGACCTTGTGCATTCTGGGATCCCCCAGCACCTTTCTGTCCCTGCTGCTGGAGGGTGGGGTCCAGAGCCCCG GAAACATGCTCCTTTGCCTGTCCCCTGCTTGGCTGACGAAGGTGCCAGCACCAGGGCAGCCGGGTGAGGCAGCCCTGCTGGTCTCCAAGGCTGTGAGCTTCCACCCAGGGGGCCTGACGTTCCTGGATGACTTTATCCCCCCACGCCGGGCCACCTACTTCCTGGCGGGCCTGGGGCTAGGGCCTGGCTGGGGTCGAGAGGCGGCTGAGCTTTCTCGCGACCTGACTTGCCCCACGGGAGCCTCAGCAGAGCTGGCCCGGCTGCTGGAGGACCGGTTGCTGACGAGGCGATTGCTGGCCCAGCAGGGTGGTGACGTGGCCGTGCCAGCTACCCTGGCTTTCACCTACAAGCCACCAGCACTGCTGCGGGGAGGGGATGCCAGCCCGGGACTACGGCTGGTGGAGCTGAGTGGCAAAGAGGGCCAGGAGACCCTGGTGAAGGAGGAAGTAGGGGCCTTTCTGCACTCCAAGGCCCTGGGTGATGCTCTGCAG GTGTCCGTAAAGCTCAGTGGCTGGCGCTGGCGGGGGCGGCAGGCATTGCGTCTGCATCCACGGACAGAACTGGGCTCAGTGGTGGACACAGTGCTGGCATTGCTGGAGaaactggaggaggaggagagtgtCCTGGTGGAGGCTGTGTGCccccctgcccagctgccctTCCCAG GCAGTCCTCCACCAGGCCCTGAGCTGGCTGTGCGGATCTGTGCTGTGGTGTGTCGGACACAGGGTGACAGGCCTCTGCTGAGCAAG gtggtgtgtggtgtgggcCGTGGGGACCGGCCTCTGCGGCACCAGAACTCCTTGCCACAGACGCTGGAGGTGGCGCTGACCCAGTGCGGCCTGGGTGAGCCGGCGCAGGTGGCGGCCGTGCGGCGGCGCGTTAAGGCAGCGGCCGAGGCAGCGCTGGCCGCTATGCTGGCCTTGGAGGCCGGCCTGAGCGCTGAGCAGCGCGGCGGGCGCCGGGTCCGTACTGACTTCCTCG GCGTGGACTTCGCGTTGACGGTGGCCGGCCGCACGCTGACCCCCGTAGCCCTGGAACTGAACGGCGGCCTGTGTCTGGAGGCTTGCGGCGCGCTCGAGGGGCTGTGGGCCGCGCCGCGCCCAGGGCCGGCGGCCGAGGAGACGGCGGCCGCGCCGCTCGTGGAGACCATGCTGCGGCGCTCGGCGCGCTGCCTCATGGAGGGCAAGCAACTGCTCCTGATCGGCGCCGGCGGCATCAGCAAGAAGTTCGTGTGGGAGGCGGCGCGCGACTACGGGCTCAAG CTGCACCTGGTGGAGTCAGATCCCAATCACTTTGCATCTCAGCTGGTACAGACCTTCATCCACTTCGATGTTACAGAGCACCGGAGGGATGAGGAGAATGCACAGGTGCTGGCGGAGCTGGTGCGGGCACGCGGCCTGCAGTTAGATGGTTGCTTCTCCTACTGGGACGATTGCCTGGTGCTCACGGCCTTGCTCTGCCAAGAGCTGGGTCTGCCTTGTAGCCCCCCTGCCGCCATGCGCCTGGCCAAGCAGAAGAGCCGCACCCAGCTGCACCTGTTGCGTCACCATGGCCCACCCTGGCCTGCGGCCTCCCTCCATGCTGTGCCCTGCTTCCCACTGGAGAGTGAGGCTGATGTGGAGAAGGCTGTCTGCCAGGTGCCCCTGCCAGGTGTCATGAAGCTGGAGTTTGGGGCAGGTGCAGTGGGAGTGCGGCTGGTGGAAGATGCACCACAGTGCCACGAGCACTTCTCCCGCATTGCCCAAGACCTACAGGGTGAAGCCGACCACCCCGGCATTGGGTTAGGCTGGGGCAATGCCATGCTGCTGATGGAGTTTATTGAGGGCACTGAGCATGACGTGGACCTGGTGGTGTTTGGAGGGCAGCTTCTGGCTGCCTTCGTCTCTGACAATGGCCCCACTAGGCTGCCTGGCTTCACTGAGACGGCAGCCTGCATGCCCACTGGACTGGCCCTGGAGCAAGAGGCACAGTTGGTGCAGGCAGCCTTCCGCTGTTGTCTGGGCTGTGGGCTACTGGATGGCGTCTTCAACGTGGAGCTCAAGATGACCGGGGCTGGACCACGACTCATCGAGATCAACCCCCGCATGGGCGGCTTCTACCTGCGGGACTGGATCCTGGAGCTCTATGGTGTGGATCTGCTGCTGGCTGCAGCTATGGTGGCCTGTGGCCTGCGGCCCTCCTTGCCTGCCCACCCACGTGCTCGTAGCCACCTGGTGGGGGTTATGTGTCTGGTGTCCCAGCACTTGCAGGCGCTGAGTTCCACCGCCAGCCGTGAGACCCTACAGGCTCTTCATGACCGGGGCCTTCTGCGCCTCAATCTGCTGGAGGAGGCCCTGGTGCCTGGCGAGTACGAGGAGCCCTACTGCAGTGTGGCCTGTGCTGGGCCCAGCCCAGCAGAGGCCCGCCTCCGCCTACTGGGcctctgccagggcctgggcATCGATGGACCTCACTACCCTGTTGCCCACTTTCTATCCCACTTCAAATAG
- the TBC1D10C gene encoding carabin: protein MAQALGEDLVQPCELQDDSSSLGSDSEMSGPGPYRQADRYGFIGGSSAEPGPGHPPADLIRQREMKWVEMTSHWEKTMSQRYKKVKMQCRKGIPSALRARCWPLLCGAHVCQKNSPGTYQELAEAPGDPQWMETIGRDLHRQFPLHEMFVSPQGHGQKGLLQVLKAYTLYRPEQGYCQAQGPVAAVLLMHLPPEEAFWCLVQICEAYLPGYYGPHMEAVRLDAEVFMALLRRLLPRAHKHLQQAGVGPLLYLPEWFLCLFARSLPFPTVLRVWDAFLSEGVKVLFRVGLTLVRLALGTAEQRLACPGLLETLGALRAIPPTQLQEEAFMSQVHSVALSEQDLRREIRAQLAQLPESGSGPPPRPQVRLPGAQAIFEAQQLAGARGNTRPEVPRIVVQPPEEPRPPRRKPQTRGKTFHGLLTRSRGPPIEGPPRSHRGSTSFLDTRF, encoded by the exons ATggcccaggccctgggggagGACCTGGTGCAGCCTTGCGAGCTGCAGGATGACTCCAGCTCTCTGGGGTCTGACTCAGAGATGAGTGGGCCTGGCCCGTATCGTCAGGCTGACCGCTACGGCTTCATTGGGGGCAGCTCCGCAGAGCCAGG GCCAGGTCACCCTCCTGCAGACCTTATCCGCCAGCGAGAGATGAAGTGGGTGGAGATGACTTCACACTGGGAGAAAACCATGTCCCAGCGGTACAAGAAG GTAAAGATGCAGTGCCGGAAAGGCATCCCCTCTGCTCTGCGGGCCCGGTGCTGGCCTCTGTTGTGCGGGGCCCATGTGTGTCAGAAGAACAGCCCTGGCACCTATCAG GAACTGGCTGAGGCTCCCGGAGACCCACAGTGGATGGAGACCATCGGCAGGGACCTGCACCGCCAGTTCCCTCTGCATGAGATGTTTGTGTCACCCCAGGGTCACGG GCAGAAGGGGCTCCTGCAGGTACTCAAGGCCTACACTCTGTATCGGCCTGAACAGGGCTActgccaggcccagggccctgtggctgCTGTGCTGCTCATGCATCTGCCCCCGGAG GAGGCCTTCTGGTGCCTGGTACAGATCTGCGAGGCCTACCTCCCTGGCTACTATGGGCCCCACATG GAGGCTGTGCGGCTGGATGCCGAGGTGTTCATGGCCCTGCTGCGGCGGCTGCTCCCGCGTGCGCACAAGCACCTGCAGCAGGCGGGCGTTGGGCCCCTACTCTACCTGCCTGAGTGGTTCCTGTGCCTCTTCGCTcgctccctgcccttccccacagTGCTGCGTGTCTGGGACGCCTTCCTCAGCGAGG GTGTGAAGGTGCTGTTCCGTGTGGGGCTGACGCTGGTGCGCCTGGCACTGGGCACCGCAGAACAGCGCCTGGCCTGTCCGGGGCTCCTGGAGACACTTGGCGCCCTTCGAGCCATTCCCCCTACCCAGCTGCAGGAGGAGGCGTTCATGTCCCAG GTGCATAGTGTGGCCCTGTCCGAGCAGGACCTGCGACGGGAGATCAGGGCCCAGCTGGCCCAGCTGCCTGAGTCGGGGTCTGGGCCACCCCCGAGGCCGCAGGTCCGCCTGCCTGGGGCCCAAGCCATCTTTGAAGCCCAGCAGCTGGCAGGGGCACGGGGAAACACCAGGCCTGAGGTGCCCCGCATTGTGGTGCAGCCCCCAGAGGAGCCCCGGCCGCCACGGCGCAAGCCCCAGACCCGAGGCAAGACTTTCCATGGACTCCTGACCCGGTCCAGGGGGCCCCCCATTGAGGGCCCCCCCAGGTCACATCGAGGCTCCACCTCCTTCTTGGACACCCGATTCTGA
- the RAD9A gene encoding cell cycle checkpoint control protein RAD9A isoform X2 gives MKCLVTGGNVKVFGKAIHSLSRIGDELYLEPLEDGLSLRTVNSSRSAYACFLFAPLFFQQYQAATPGQEPLRCKILLKSFLSVFRSLVMVEKTVEKCCISLNGKSSYLVVQLHCRYGVRKTHNLSFQDCESLQAVYDPALCPHVLRAPARVLGEAVLPFPPALAEVTLGIGHGRRVILRSYQEEEADSAIKAMVTEMSIGEEDFQQLQAQEGVAITFCLKEFRGLLSFAESANLPLNIHFDAPGRDSLLDGHFVLATLSEPDPPCQELHAPGFRQPPPLLQALSTPHLDDFVHDDIDSYMIAMETTAGSEGSRAPPCIALLPSPQPKCSPSPCSEDEDEDEAEPSTVPGTPPPKKFRSLFFGSILAAAHSPQGPSPVLAEDSEGEG, from the exons ATGAAGTGTCTGGTCACGGGCGGCAACGTGAAAG TGTTCGGCAAGGCCATCCACTCCCTGTCCCGTATCGGGGACGAGCTCTACCTGGAGCCCCTGGAAGACggg CTTTCTCTCCGGACGGTGAACTCCTCCCGCTCTGCCTATGCCTGCTTCCTCTTTGCTCCACTCTTCTTCCAGCAGTACCAGGCGGCCACTCCTGGTCAGGAACCCCTGCGCTGTAAGATCTTGCTGAAG TCGTTCCTGTCCGTCTTCCGCTCTCTGGTGATGGTGGAGAAGACTGTAGAGAAATGCTGCATTTCTCTGAACGGAAAGAGTAGTTACCTGGTGGTCCAGCTGCACTGCAGATATG GGGTGAGGAAGACTCACAACCTGTCCTTCCAGGACTGTGAATCCCTGCAGGCTGTCTACGACCCAGCCCTGTGCCCCCATGTGCTCCGGGCCCCAGCAAG GGTTCTGGGGGAGGCTGTTCTGCCCTTCCCTCCTGCGCTGGCCGAAGTCACCCTGGGCATTGGCCATGGTCGCAGGGTCATCCTGCGCAGCtaccaggaggaggaggcag ACAGTGCCATCAAAGCCATGGTGACTGAGATGAGCATTGGGGAGGAGGATTTCCAGCAGTTGCAGGCTCAGGAAGGGGTAGCCATCACTTTCTGCCTTAAAGAATTCCGG GGGCTCCTGAGCTTTGCAGAGTCAGCAAACTTGCCTCTTAACATTCACTTCGATGCACCGGGCAG GGACTCTCTGCTGGATGGCCACTTTGTCCTGGCCACACTCTCAGAGCCCGACCCACCCTGCCAGGAGCTGCATGCCCCAGGATTCCGCCAGCCGCCGCCTCTGCTACAGGCACTCAG CACACCCCACCTGGATGACTTTGTCCATGACGACATTGACTCTTACATGATTGCCATGGAAACCACTGCGGGCAGTGAGGGCTCACGGGCACCGCCCTGCATCGCCCTCTTGCCGAGTCCCCAGCCTAAGTGTagccccagcccctgctctgagGACGAGGATGAGGATGAAGCtgagcccagcacagtgcctgggactcCTCCACCCAAGAAG TTCCGCTCACTGTTCTTCGGCTCCATCCTGGCTGCTGCACACTCCCCCCAGGGCCCCAGTCCTGTGCTGGCTGAGGACAGCGAAGGAGAAGGCTGA
- the PPP1CA gene encoding serine/threonine-protein phosphatase PP1-alpha catalytic subunit, translating into MSDSEKLNLDSIIGRLLEVQGSRPGKNVQLTENEIRGLCLKSREIFLSQPILLELEAPLKICGDIHGQYYDLLRLFEYGGFPPESNYLFLGDYVDRGKQSLETICLLLAYKIKYPENFFLLRGNHECASINRIYGFYDECKRRYNIKLWKTFTDCFNCLPIAAIVDEKIFCCHGGLSPDLQSMEQIRRIMRPTDVPDQGLLCDLLWSDPDKDVQGWGENDRGVSFTFGAEVVAKFLHKHDLDLICRAHQVVEDGYEFFAKRQLVTLFSAPNYCGEFDNAGAMMSVDETLMCSFQILKPADKNKGKYGQFSGLNPGGRPITPPRNSAKVKK; encoded by the exons ATGTCCGACAGCGAGAAACTCAACCTGGACTCTATTATCGGGCGCCTGCTGGAAG TGCAGGGCTCGAGGCCTGGAAAGAATGTGCAGCTGACAGAGAACGAGATACGTGGTCTGTGCCTCAAATCCCGGGAGATTTTCCTGAGCCAGCCAATTCTTCTGGAGCTGGAGGCACCCCTCAAGATCTGTG GTGACATCCACGGCCAGTACTACGACCTTCTGCGGCTGTTCGAGTACGGCGGCTTTCCTCCAGAGAGCAACTACCTCTTCCTGGGGGACTATGTGGACCGGGGCAAGCAGTCTCTGGAGACCATCTGCCTGCTGCTGGCCTATAAAATCAAGTACCCAGAGAACTTCTTCCTGCTCCGTGGGAACCATGAGTGTGCCAGCATCAACCGGATCTACGGTTTCTATGATGAGT GCAAGAGACGCTACAACATTAAACTGTGGAAAACCTTTACCGACTGCTTCAACTGCCTGCCCATTGCTGCCATCGTGGACGAGAAGATCTTCTGCTGCCACGGAG GCCTATCTCCAGACCTGCAGTCCATGGAGCAGATTCGGCGTATCATGCGGCCCACAGACGTACCTGACCAGGGCCTGCTGTGTGACCTGCTGTGGTCTGACCCTGACAAGGACGTGCAGGGCTGGGGCGAGAACGACCGTGGCGTGTCCTTTACTTTCGGGGCTGAGGTGGTGGCCAAGTTCCTGCACAAGCATGACTTGGACCTCATCTGCCGGGCGCACCAG GTGGTAGAAGATGGCTACGAATTCTTTGCCAAGCGACAGCTGGTCACACTCTTCTCAGCTCCCAACTACTGTGGCGAGTTTGACAATGCGGGCGCCATGATGAGTGTGGACGAGACACTCATGTGCTCCTTCcag ATCCTCAAGCCAGCCGACAAGAACAAGGGGAAATATGGGCAGTTCAGTGGCCTGAACCCTGGAGGGCGGCCCATCACCCCACCCCGCAACTCCGCCAAAGTCAAGAAATAG
- the RAD9A gene encoding cell cycle checkpoint control protein RAD9A isoform X1 — translation MKCLVTGGNVKVFGKAIHSLSRIGDELYLEPLEDGLSLRTVNSSRSAYACFLFAPLFFQQYQAATPGQEPLRCKILLKSFLSVFRSLVMVEKTVEKCCISLNGKSSYLVVQLHCRYGVRKTHNLSFQDCESLQAVYDPALCPHVLRAPARVLGEAVLPFPPALAEVTLGIGHGRRVILRSYQEEEADSAIKAMVTEMSIGEEDFQQLQAQEGVAITFCLKEFRGLLSFAESANLPLNIHFDAPGRPAIFAIRDSLLDGHFVLATLSEPDPPCQELHAPGFRQPPPLLQALSTPHLDDFVHDDIDSYMIAMETTAGSEGSRAPPCIALLPSPQPKCSPSPCSEDEDEDEAEPSTVPGTPPPKKFRSLFFGSILAAAHSPQGPSPVLAEDSEGEG, via the exons ATGAAGTGTCTGGTCACGGGCGGCAACGTGAAAG TGTTCGGCAAGGCCATCCACTCCCTGTCCCGTATCGGGGACGAGCTCTACCTGGAGCCCCTGGAAGACggg CTTTCTCTCCGGACGGTGAACTCCTCCCGCTCTGCCTATGCCTGCTTCCTCTTTGCTCCACTCTTCTTCCAGCAGTACCAGGCGGCCACTCCTGGTCAGGAACCCCTGCGCTGTAAGATCTTGCTGAAG TCGTTCCTGTCCGTCTTCCGCTCTCTGGTGATGGTGGAGAAGACTGTAGAGAAATGCTGCATTTCTCTGAACGGAAAGAGTAGTTACCTGGTGGTCCAGCTGCACTGCAGATATG GGGTGAGGAAGACTCACAACCTGTCCTTCCAGGACTGTGAATCCCTGCAGGCTGTCTACGACCCAGCCCTGTGCCCCCATGTGCTCCGGGCCCCAGCAAG GGTTCTGGGGGAGGCTGTTCTGCCCTTCCCTCCTGCGCTGGCCGAAGTCACCCTGGGCATTGGCCATGGTCGCAGGGTCATCCTGCGCAGCtaccaggaggaggaggcag ACAGTGCCATCAAAGCCATGGTGACTGAGATGAGCATTGGGGAGGAGGATTTCCAGCAGTTGCAGGCTCAGGAAGGGGTAGCCATCACTTTCTGCCTTAAAGAATTCCGG GGGCTCCTGAGCTTTGCAGAGTCAGCAAACTTGCCTCTTAACATTCACTTCGATGCACCGGGCAG GCCAGCCATCTTTGCTATCAGGGACTCTCTGCTGGATGGCCACTTTGTCCTGGCCACACTCTCAGAGCCCGACCCACCCTGCCAGGAGCTGCATGCCCCAGGATTCCGCCAGCCGCCGCCTCTGCTACAGGCACTCAG CACACCCCACCTGGATGACTTTGTCCATGACGACATTGACTCTTACATGATTGCCATGGAAACCACTGCGGGCAGTGAGGGCTCACGGGCACCGCCCTGCATCGCCCTCTTGCCGAGTCCCCAGCCTAAGTGTagccccagcccctgctctgagGACGAGGATGAGGATGAAGCtgagcccagcacagtgcctgggactcCTCCACCCAAGAAG TTCCGCTCACTGTTCTTCGGCTCCATCCTGGCTGCTGCACACTCCCCCCAGGGCCCCAGTCCTGTGCTGGCTGAGGACAGCGAAGGAGAAGGCTGA